From a region of the Emcibacter sp. SYSU 3D8 genome:
- a CDS encoding SDR family oxidoreductase produces the protein FFKHVLSTIAMGRYGKPEEVANVIVFLLSSAASWVTGVNVTVDGGQNKRVKF, from the coding sequence CTTCTTCAAGCATGTCCTCTCGACCATCGCCATGGGCCGCTACGGCAAGCCCGAGGAAGTCGCCAACGTCATCGTCTTCCTGCTCTCCTCGGCGGCCAGTTGGGTCACCGGCGTCAACGTCACCGTCGACGGCGGCCAGAACAAACGCGTCAAGTTCTGA